In Thioclava sp. GXIMD2076, one DNA window encodes the following:
- a CDS encoding pyrimidine 5'-nucleotidase, producing MSHASPLPAAIDTSAFGHVTDWVFDLDNTLYPPEAALFAQIEVKMADYVMRTLKVDAARANHLRSHYWALYGTTLAGLMHEHGIDPVPFLHEVHDISFDALLPDPALAAGIRALPGRKIIYTNGSAPYAEQVLAARGLSGLFDGIYGVEHADFHPKPRAEAFEMVFAKAGITPAKGAMFEDDARNLEVPHGLGMQTVHVAPEALEADHIGHHTNDLSGFLTALAKAGGSGL from the coding sequence ATGAGCCACGCATCCCCCCTCCCCGCCGCCATCGACACCAGTGCCTTCGGCCATGTCACCGACTGGGTCTTCGATCTCGACAACACGCTTTACCCGCCCGAAGCTGCGCTCTTCGCGCAGATCGAGGTGAAGATGGCGGATTATGTGATGCGCACCCTGAAGGTCGATGCGGCCCGCGCCAATCATCTGCGCAGCCATTACTGGGCCCTTTACGGAACCACGCTGGCGGGGCTGATGCATGAACACGGTATCGATCCGGTGCCCTTCCTGCACGAGGTCCACGACATCTCTTTCGATGCGCTCCTACCCGATCCCGCGCTTGCCGCGGGCATCCGCGCGCTGCCCGGTCGCAAGATCATCTATACCAACGGCTCGGCACCCTATGCCGAACAGGTGCTGGCCGCACGCGGATTGAGTGGATTGTTCGACGGGATCTATGGTGTCGAACATGCTGATTTCCATCCCAAACCCCGCGCCGAGGCCTTCGAGATGGTCTTTGCCAAGGCCGGCATCACCCCCGCGAAAGGCGCGATGTTCGAGGATGATGCCCGCAATCTCGAGGTGCCGCATGGTCTGGGAATGCAGACGGTCCATGTCGCTCCCGAGGCGCTTGAGGCAGATCATATCGGCCATCACACAAATGACCTAAGCGGCTTCCTGACGGCGCTTGCAAAGGCCGGCGGATCTGGCCTTTGA
- a CDS encoding UbiH/UbiF family hydroxylase: MTAEPTQTDILISGGGVAGLTAACAFGSAGFRVICVDPAPPVTDGEAAGADMRSTAFLQPAVEVLEEAGLWARLAPHAAALQIMRIVDAGGDTPVARLTRDFDAADISDQPFGWNLPNWLLRREMVARLEELPNVDFRAGVATTGLVTRRNEARVTLSDGTHVQAKLVIGADGRDSFIRQAAGIPAKIHRYGQKALAFAVTHPIPHENVSTEVHRSGGPFTLVPLPDRDGQHCSAIVWMERGAEADRLATLEKDAFEAEMFERSTGILGPLTLVTRRAVWPMRMQHAERLAGERVALIAEAAHVMPPIGAQGLNMSLADIRCLLDLCRKYEADLGSAEMLTAYHRARWPEIRARIAGIDLLNRASMLAPRPLRDLRAGALGAIYGLKPVRRLMMRAGLGLK, encoded by the coding sequence ATGACCGCAGAACCGACCCAGACCGACATCCTGATTTCGGGTGGTGGCGTGGCGGGCCTGACCGCCGCCTGCGCTTTCGGGTCGGCGGGCTTTCGCGTCATCTGCGTCGATCCTGCCCCGCCCGTAACCGATGGCGAGGCGGCAGGCGCCGATATGCGCTCCACCGCGTTTTTGCAGCCCGCCGTCGAGGTCCTTGAGGAGGCGGGTCTATGGGCACGGCTCGCGCCCCATGCCGCGGCGCTCCAGATCATGCGCATTGTCGATGCCGGTGGCGACACCCCCGTGGCGCGGCTTACGCGTGATTTCGATGCCGCCGACATCTCGGATCAGCCCTTCGGCTGGAACCTGCCCAACTGGCTCTTGCGCCGCGAGATGGTCGCCCGTCTCGAAGAGCTGCCCAATGTCGATTTCCGCGCGGGCGTGGCCACCACCGGCCTCGTGACTCGCCGCAACGAGGCGCGCGTCACGCTATCGGATGGCACCCATGTTCAGGCGAAGCTGGTGATCGGCGCTGACGGGCGTGACAGCTTCATCCGGCAGGCGGCGGGCATTCCGGCCAAGATCCACCGCTATGGTCAGAAGGCACTGGCCTTTGCCGTGACCCATCCCATCCCGCATGAGAATGTCTCGACCGAAGTGCACCGCTCGGGCGGGCCGTTCACGCTGGTGCCGCTCCCCGACCGCGACGGGCAGCACTGCTCGGCAATCGTCTGGATGGAACGTGGTGCGGAGGCCGACCGTCTGGCCACGCTCGAGAAAGACGCGTTCGAGGCGGAGATGTTCGAGCGTTCGACCGGTATCCTCGGCCCGCTGACGCTGGTGACACGCCGCGCGGTCTGGCCGATGCGGATGCAGCATGCCGAGCGGCTGGCTGGCGAGCGCGTGGCGCTGATTGCCGAAGCCGCCCATGTTATGCCGCCCATCGGTGCGCAGGGGCTGAATATGAGCCTCGCCGATATCCGCTGCCTTCTGGATCTGTGCCGCAAATACGAGGCTGATCTGGGCAGTGCCGAGATGCTGACCGCCTATCACCGCGCCCGCTGGCCCGAAATCCGGGCGCGGATCGCGGGGATCGACCTGTTGAACCGCGCCTCCATGCTGGCCCCGCGCCCGCTGCGCGATCTGCGGGCGGGCGCGCTCGGCGCGATTTACGGGCTCAAACCCGTGCGCCGTCTGATGATGCGCGCGGGTCTGGGCCTGAAATGA